Within Vicia villosa cultivar HV-30 ecotype Madison, WI linkage group LG1, Vvil1.0, whole genome shotgun sequence, the genomic segment CCACTGATGTTGCAAGTTCTGCCTGGATTCGACTTATAATGGTTTGGCTATCTAACCCATCGTGCGGCCCATTAATATATGGAACAAGATTGCCAGAATCAGATACAGGTACGCGACGGGTTATTGAAAATCGACCCTGTAAACCTGGTGGTATGCTGATGCCACTATGCATTTCTGAAGGTGGCATTGCTACTTCAACATCGCGCGGTGCATTAATAGATGGAACAAGATTTCCAGAATCAGATACAGGTACACGGCGGGTTATTGAAAATCGACCTTGTAAACCTGGTGGTATGCTGATGCCGTTAGGCATTTCTGAAGGTGGCATTGCTACCCCAACATTACTAGTGGACAGATTAGAATGCATAGTGGAAGAACCAATCTGTTGAGGAAGGCTGTCATCACTGCCTCTAATGTGAGGAAGCATTGAGGGAACACCAACTTGGCTTTGACCTATTAACCATCCTTGCAGAAAAGGCAACTCCCATCCACTTGAATCTCGTGAAGGAACAATTTGAGGAAATTGACCAGGCTCAAAGAGATCCTCGGGTTTTACAACATGCCTCGATGGGTCATGTAGCGTCCCCCCTTCAAGAGAATGGACATGATCAGGGTTTTCGTGATGAATTTCTTCAGCTGGTTCTGGTTCTGGTTCATAAGTCGCTGTACCACCCATTGTGAGGTTATTGATGCCAATTCTCGTTTGATTAGGTAAAGTAGTATGGACATTATATTCTGCATCAGTTTGAGAGTTAGTGGATATCTCGGAGTTTGACAAACGAGTTTGATATTGCTCGGTTGGGTTTGTGTCCGTTTGAAACTGAACTACAGAAGTTGACTGAGCCTGCATGCTACTTGAACCAACATCATTACTAGCATGCTGTAGTTCTACTCTTGACTCATTTACAGTATATGAAGGCCTGGAGAATAGAGGTAATGATACATTGGGTGGTTCACTTGACATATTGATATGCACTCTGGAATTAACATTTGTGACAAAAACAGCTGGTGGAGGATATTGTAAGTAACCATGAGATGTTGCCTCCGTCATTGAGGAATCGGAAGAGTCAAGATCATTAACCTGCCCATCACACCAAATAAGGTAACAAAAAAGAAAATCCATAAAAGTAATACTTTTATAGCACATGCAGCCAGTTAATTTAAAACAAGTCAGTTCACTCACCTGAGCAGTTAAAAGATATGGTGCACCATGCGGGTGAAAATGCACTGCCCGTAGTGAGCGCCTTGTCTTCAGCACAAAAACTGGTGAAGTTGATTCCCCTCCATTTTTATAGTGCCACATGTACAACTGACAGTATTCGAAATCACAATGAACAAGATTTAAAAAAACATAGAACAAGCCACTAAAGGTTATAAACATGGTAGGTTCTCGGAAAAAATACGACACTATATTGTTACCTTGTGGCCTGATGCAACAGCAATTATTTCCCCACTGGCATGGAAAGCAAGAGATGCAATAGGGCGATCTGAGATGCAAGCAAGAGAAGAAGAACAAACAAGTTTAGTAATAATGTCAGATGTgattaagaaaataaaagggGAGATGAGCAGTGTAGTTACTGAAATAGTGAGATAGAATCCACTCTGATGTGCTAGCATCCCATAAACGAACTTCTTGGTCCAAGCTTCCGCTAGCAAGTATCTGTTGCTGCAATGGATGGAACCTAACCTGTAGCCAATTAACACATTATTCTAAGTGGAATATGTATAATAAAAAAACACTTTCTAGAATGCAAAATGTTTGAAGGGAAGAGACGTTAGAATATCTAGAGAATGTGTCATAATATGattattgtatcttaaaataTTTGAGTATCACATGTGAACAAAAGGTCCTATCTAATAGAAGGAGATTGTATTGTTGATAAAAAAACAGAAGAGAAATAAAGAAGATTAAGAACATATACTCCCATCCCAGCCATGGTAAACTCATATGCCTCCAACTTATGAGCAGATATTGATACAGAAAaggcaaataaacttaaaaactaTTTCTGCCAGAAAAGTTGCATTGTCCTCGAGACAAAAGAAAGGAAACTGATTTCAGGTGCTGTCATTTTTTTCCAAAGTTGCTTCCTTGGCATACTTGGACATATACACAAGATGAGCCAATTAGCAATAACTTTACCGAACACTATAATTTCACATCTAGTAAGGAGAATGATAGAACCACTACTATTGGGCCTGTTACTAATGAAAGGCCCAATCCTGCTGTTTGGAGAGTATACGTGCGCAGGGGTAAGAAAGTGGGGAATAATTCTGTTAGTGACGTGGCAAAGGAAATCCCTGATTCTTAGGGAGTTTGTTAGTAGTGAGAGATATAGGGAGGAGGGGAGTGTTGGTTAGAGGCACGCacgattattgttattattgtacTAGGAGATTGTATTCTCTGGAGGAGCTCTGCTCTGGTTATACACTATCACTATTTCCTTTCCTTCCATTAATACAAAAACTACATTTCACATTCCTTTACACtgttttattcattctttttttctgAGTTCTATCATTGGTCCGACCTACCGGATCTTCGAGAGGTACCAGTGATTTCTTGTCTTCTACATGCCACCTAAGTTGTCAGATCGAATGGAAACAGTAGAAGAAAGGCTCTCGGCGGTGGAGAAATCTGTGCGTCAGGAGttgaaagattttcgtgagaTGATGATGCAGGAGTTTCGTGATACCATGATGAGTGAGTTCACGAAACTGTGGGAGCGACAACCTATGGGGACGGTGGAACGGCCTACGTTCTCGGAGGAGTCTGCGGCAGAGTATAAGATGGCGGTGAAGAAGGTGGAGTTACCATCGTTTGATGGTGATGATCCTGTGGGTTGGGTCACGCGTGCTGAGACGTATTTTGAAGTTCAGGGTACATCGGAGGAGGTGAAGGTCAGATTGGCAAAGCTAAGCATGGAAGGAGCAACAATCCACTGGTTCAATTTGTTGAGGGAGACGGAGGAGGATTTGACGTGGTTGAAGCTAAAACAAGCCTTAATCGAGAGATATGGGGGAAGACAGAGCGATAACCCTTTTGAGGAAATGAAGGATTTACAACAGACTGGAACGGTTGACGAATACATCACCACCTTTGAGTATGTTTCGTCGCAGGTAGGGAGGTTACCGGAGGAACAGTACCTGGGGTATTTCATGGGAGGACTCAAAACAGATATTCGTTTGAGGGTTCGAACATTGAATCCACGTTCACGAGTTCAGGCGATGAAGATCGCTCGTGATGTGGAGACGGAGATGCGTGGGTCGTTGTTGCCAAGAGGTGCTGGTGGGTCCCGTAATTGGAAGGGGAATGGGTCAGGAGGATATGGGCTTAGTTGGAAAACAGGTTCTGGGTCTCAACATAACCCAGGTTCGACCCGAGTGGGAAATGGGTCTACTAATTATTCCACTGGATCGGTGCAAAGTAAAACGGGTTCTTCACCATCTAACCCGAGTGGGAATGCGAATGCAAACACCAGCACAGCCAAATCACGGGGTGACGAAGGAAGGAGATATGGAGGAGAACGCAACCGTGGCCTCAAGCACTTGCCGTATTCTGAGTTGATGGAGCGAAGAGCACAAGGGTTGTGTTTCCGATGTGGAGAAAAGTATCATCCTCTTCATCAATGTGCTGAGAAACAACTCAGGTTGGTGATTTTGGGAGATGATGAAATGATTAATGAGGAAGGTGAGGTGATAGCCATCGAAGTTAAGGAAGACGAGGAAGAGGTGCTAGATTGCAACTCTATGGGGCTATTTGGTATTACCGAAACAGACATTAAATCGAACAATACCCCTCCCACCACTCTGCGCCTCCAAGGAAGCTTGAAGGGGGTCTCAATTGTGATTCTAATTGACAGCGGTGCGAGTCACAATTTTGTCTCACCTCATGTGGCCACTGCATTAGGGTTAAATGTTGAGCAAGGAAGATCGATGGGAGTGAAGTTGGGTGACGGTCACAGAGTATCGACAAGAGGAAGATGTAGAAAATTGGAGGTGTGTTTGAATGACTTTACCACCAGTGTTGATGCTTATGTCCTTGAATTGGGTGACCTAGATATGATTTTGGGGGTAACTTGGTTGCAAAGGTTTGGAAAAGTAACCTTTGACTGGGAGAAAATGACCATTAGTTTTTTATGGGAAGGAAAAAGGGTGGAATTACATGGTCAATTCTTCACTGCCAAAGATGTGTCAACCAACAACATATCTCATGCAACAATGGACTCCTTGCACAGTTTGTTAGAAGAAGAAGTGGTACCAACAGATGAAGTACAAGAACTGACCGATGTACAAAAGCAGGAGCTTAATGAATTGTTGAGCAAATTTAAGGGAGTTTTCAAAGAAAATATAGGGCTACCACCTAAACGAGAAATTAATCATGCCATTGAGTTACAAAAGGATACAGGACCAGTAAGCGTAAGACCGTATCGTTACCCTCATCACCACAAAGAGGAGATCGAAAAACAAGTTCGGAGTATGTTGAGCCAAGGTATCATTCGAAACAGTTCAAGTGCATTTTCAAGCCCTGTCATTCTAGTAAAAAAGAAAGATGGTTCAtggaggatgtgtattgattatagggaGTTGAATAAAGTCACAGTTCCTGATCGCTACCCTATACCGGTGGTGGATGAATTGCTAGATGAGTTGCATGGAACCGAGTATTTCTCTAAACTTGACTTGAAATCCGGTTATCACCAAATCAGAGTGAAGGAAGAAGACGTGCAAAAAACGGCTTTTCGGACGCATGAAGGACACTATGAGTTTTTAGTAATGCCATTTGGATTGACAAACGCCCCTGCGACCTTCCAATCCACCATGAATCAGATTTTCAAGCCATATCTTCGCAagtttgttttagttttctttGACGACATTCTAGTATATAGTAAGGGGTGGAAGGAACATTTAGCACACTTGTCCCAAGTATTAGAGGTTTTGCAACACCATTGTTTTGTAGTTAACCAAAAGAAGTGCAATTTTGCTAGTAGGAAGGTTGAATATTTGGGGCATGTAATATCTGAACAGGGGGTGGCAGTGGACCCAGCAAAAATTAATAGCATTTTGGAGTGGCCAGTTCCTCATAATGTCAAAGGGGTGAGAGGTTTTTTGGGGCTGACGGGGTATTATCGGAAATTCATTGTTGGTTATGGTAAAATAGCTAAACCGTTAACAGAGCTAACCAAGAAAGAAGGGTTTCATTGGGGACTAGAAGAGTTGAAGGCATTTGAGAATCTAAAAAGGGTTATGATCCAAGCTCCAGTTTTAACCCTTCCGGATTTTGCACAATCCTTCGAGATTGAGTGTGATGCGTCCGGGAGAGGAATAGGCGCGGTACTGATGCAAAAAAAGAAACCCATAGCCTATTTCAGCAAAGCCTTATCTAAGAATAATTTGAGTAAGTCGGCGTATGAGAAGGAGTTGATGGCATTAGTGTTGGCTGTTCAACATTGGCGTCCTTATTTGTTGGGAAGGAAATTTGTGGTGTATTCTGATCAAAAAAGTTTACGACACTTGCTACAACAACGTATTACTACAGCTGATCAACAGAATTGGATAGCCAAACTATTAGGCTATCATTTTGAGGTAGTGTACAAACCCGGGCCAGAAAATAAAGCTGCTGATGCTCTTTCAAGAATGCACGAAGAAGTGGAACTAAAGGGAATAGTGTCATTCCCAATATGTATGCAGGAACAACAAATCCAACATGAAGTAAGGAATGATCCTTATTTAAAGAAAGTAATGGCTGATTTGCAATTGAAACCTACCTCCCAATCGGGTTTCCAATTGATCAAAGGGAGGTTGTTCTATCATGATAGGCTGGTGCTATCTGCCGAATCTGAATGTATACCTTTATTGTTGAAGGAGTTTCATTCGTCCAGTACCGGGGGTCATTCGGGTTTTTTGCGTACATATCGGAGATTAGCTGGTAACCTCTACTGGGTAGGAATGAGGAAGTCAGTTCAAACATTTGTACAGAGTTGTGACGTGTGCCAGCGTC encodes:
- the LOC131644503 gene encoding uncharacterized protein LOC131644503: MESTELPPPCHDQPSSSYNSNTSGRNVFSLIAQREISPRTKHVRKWHWGESSKSKSSCSNHKAMVDAKCGLLSWVEAESLRHLSAKYCPLLPPPRSTIAAAFSQDGKVLASTHGDHTVKIIDCETGNCLKVLVGHRRTPWVVRFHPLQQQILASGSLDQEVRLWDASTSEWILSHYFNRPIASLAFHASGEIIAVASGHKLYMWHYKNGGESTSPVFVLKTRRSLRAVHFHPHGAPYLLTAQVNDLDSSDSSMTEATSHGYLQYPPPAVFVTNVNSRVHINMSSEPPNVSLPLFSRPSYTVNESRVELQHASNDVGSSSMQAQSTSVVQFQTDTNPTEQYQTRLSNSEISTNSQTDAEYNVHTTLPNQTRIGINNLTMGGTATYEPEPEPAEEIHHENPDHVHSLEGGTLHDPSRHVVKPEDLFEPGQFPQIVPSRDSSGWELPFLQGWLIGQSQVGVPSMLPHIRGSDDSLPQQIGSSTMHSNLSTSNVGVAMPPSEMPNGISIPPGLQGRFSITRRVPVSDSGNLVPSINAPRDVEVAMPPSEMHSGISIPPGLQGRFSITRRVPVSDSGNLVPYINGPHDGLDSQTIISRIQAELATSVAAAASAELPCTVKLKVWSYDLKNACTPLQRCCLTIPHVVLCSEMGAHFSPCGRFLAACVACMHPHIEADPGLHTHVHQESGVPTSPTRHPISAHQVMYELRIYSLEKSTFGSVLASRAIRAAHCLTSIQFSPTSEHILLAYGRRHGSLLTSIVIDGETTLPIYTVLEVYRVSNMELVRVLPSAEDEVNVACFHPFPGGGLVYGTKEGKLRVFQFDRAHTVNGTGSGYLPEENITGVGQ